In Chanodichthys erythropterus isolate Z2021 chromosome 7, ASM2448905v1, whole genome shotgun sequence, a genomic segment contains:
- the ugt5f1 gene encoding UDP glucuronosyltransferase 5 family, polypeptide F1, giving the protein MDFIYISSIILTLTVPAHCGKVLVFPHEGSHWVNMNVLIQELHSRGHQITVIRALDSWYISETSPHYVSMTVPFPLGGDDEFYRGFVSKQLQIKRQRQPAWTRFRLDMDLKDRFSEMHRKICEMVIHIIEKEPALLEQIKQANFDLMLTDPANGGGVVLAHYLNLPLVFNVRWTVHGEAHFTIAPSPLSYVPFPPSQLTDNMTFLQRTYNMLFYTFRRLLYQRTVGPHYSALCSRYFGPDLDYFELFQAADIWLMRVDFVFEFPRPTMPNVVYIGGFQCKPSKELPRDLEDFVQSSGEHGVIIMSLGTLVGQLPLDIADEIAAAFAQLPQKVIWRYTGERPSTVGNNTLLVNWLPQNDLLGHAKTKVFVSHGGTNGIFEAIYHGVPIVGLPLVFDQDDNISKMRHRGVAKVVDIATIDRSIFKDALQEVLNEPSYRTNMQKLSRLHRDTPLKPLDSAIFWIEFVMRHRGAAHLRTDSYKMPWYSYYSVDVAALLVSIVSFIVFIIFKVIKCLCCRLCAKRTRAKQD; this is encoded by the coding sequence ATGGATTTTATCTATATCTCAAGCATCATTCTAACCCTGACCGTCCCAGCGCACTGTGGGAAAGTCCTGGTGTTTCCTCATGAAGGCAGTCACTGGGTTAACATGAATGTTCTGATCCAGGAGCTTCACTCCAGAGGCCATCAGATCACCGTGATCCGGGCCCTCGACAGCTGGTACATCTCAGAGACGTCGCCGCACTACGTCTCCATGACCGTCCCGTTCCCACTGGGAGGAGACGACGAGTTCTACCGCGGTTTTGTTTCTAAACAACTGCAGATCAAACGCCAGCGGCAACCGGCGTGGACCAGATTCAGACTGGACATGGACCTCAAGGACAGATTTTCCGAAATGCACAGGAAGATTTGCGAAATGGTGATTCATATAATTGAGAAGGAACCTGCGCTGTTAGAACAGATCAAACAAGCCAACTTTGACTTGATGTTGACCGATCCCGCGAACGGAGGAGGTGTTGTTCTCGCTCACTATCTCAATCTGCCTCTCGTCTTTAACGTCCGATGGACCGTTCACGGAGAAGCTCATTTCACAATAGCCCCGTCTCCGCTGTCCTACGTTCCCTTCCCACCTTCTCAGCTGACCGACAACATGACTTTTCTTCAGAGAACGTATAACATGCTGTTTTACACATTTCGGCGTTTGCTTTACCAGCGCACCGTTGGTCCTCATTACAGCGCTTTGTGCAGCCGATATTTCGGCCCTGATTTGGACTATTTTGAATTATTCCAAGCTGCTGATATTTGGCTCATGAGGGTGGATTTTGTCTTTGAATTTCCTCGCCCAACCATGCCAAATGTCGTTTACATTGGCGGTTTCCAATGCAAACCCTCAAAAGAGCTTCCGAGGGATCTTGAGGACTTCGTGCAAAGCTCTGGAGAGCACGGCGTCATTATAATGTCTTTAGGAACGTTAGTTGGGCAGCTTCCTCTCGACATAGCCGATGAAATAGCCGCTGCGTTCGCTCAGCTTCCCCAAAAAGTGATTTGGAGATACACCGGAGAGCGACCGTCGACTGTGGGCAACAACACGTTACTGGTTAACTGGTTACCGCAGAATGATCTCTTAGGACATGCAAAAACCAAGGTTTTTGTGTCTCATGGAGGAACTAATGGTATTTTTGAAGCCATTTACCATGGCGTTCCAATAGTCGGGCTGCCACTTGTTTTCGATCAGGATGATAACATTTCCAAAATGAGACACAGAGGTGTAGCGAAGGTTGTGGACATCGCCACCATAGATAGAAGTATATTCAAAGACGCCTTACAGGAAGTGCTTAATGAGCCGTCCTACAGAACGAACATGCAGAAGCTGTCCAGACTCCACAGAGACACGCCATTAAAACCATTAGACAGCGCCATCTTCTGGATCGAGTTCGTCATGAGACACAGAGGCGCTGCTCACCTGCGCACCGACTCGTATAAGATGCCCTGGTACTCGTATTACAGTGTTGATGTCGCAGCGCTCTTAGTGTCGATTGTGTcgtttatagtttttattatatttaaggTGATTAAATGTTTATGTTGCAGGTTATGTGCAAAAAGAACACGAGCAAAACAAGATTGA